A stretch of DNA from Cellulomonas xiejunii:
TGCGCAGCCCGCGCAGCCCCTGGCGGCGGTGCGGACCCCGGGCGGCACGCGCGCGGCGCCGGAGCACCACCCCCGCCCCCACGTGGGCGACCAGAGCCGCGAGCATGACGACGCGGAAGATCCAGATGAACCACCCGTGCGGGACGAGGGGCGCCAGCAGGTCCTCGTGCAGCCAGTGGGCGTACCCGTCGAGCTGCTCGGGGCCGAGGAAGATCTTGAGGTTCCCGACGAGGTGCACGACCGCGAAGACGACCAGGACGCTGCCCGTGACCGCCATGACGGCCTTGAGCGCCCAGGTCGCGGGCCGCGGGGGCGGGCTCGTCGCGGGTCGGGCGACCGCGGGAGGGCGGTTCGGTTGGGGGCGCGTGCTGGTCGGGACTGCCACCGCTGCTTGACCTCCGTGTCGACCGGCGCCGCGGGGAACGCGGCGTCCAGCACGTCGACACTTTCACCGCCGACGACGCCCCAGGTGGGACCGGAGTCCCGCGTGCGCACGGGGGGGCTCCCCCGGTCCGTCCGTCCCCCGCCCGTCAGGGCCGGGGGTTTCGTCGTTGTCGTGCCGGTCTCGGCGCTAGGTTCCGTTATCTCCGCTGCCGTCCCGGTCGTCCGGTTCGCTGACCTGCGGGCACCGGGCCTCCGTGAGACGCTCGACGACGTCCACACCCGTCGCCGACAGGGAGGTCCCGATGACCCGCACGGACGACCGGTCCGCAGCCCTCCGAGCAGTCCGGTCCCTCGAGGACAGCCCCGCGCTCGACCCCGTCATCGACCGCGTGCGGCCCGTCGTGGCCGACCTGCTCGCGCGCCGGCCCGACGCGGCAGACCTGCTCCACGGGCGTCCGCTGGGGCACGCGCTCCACCCCGTCCTGACGGACGTCCCCATCGGGCTGTGGTCCAG
This window harbors:
- a CDS encoding succinate dehydrogenase cytochrome b subunit, whose translation is MAVPTSTRPQPNRPPAVARPATSPPPRPATWALKAVMAVTGSVLVVFAVVHLVGNLKIFLGPEQLDGYAHWLHEDLLAPLVPHGWFIWIFRVVMLAALVAHVGAGVVLRRRARAARGPHRRQGLRGLRSFQARSMLVTGTVLLLFVVFHVLDITTGTQPAATDEFVAGQAYANIVSSFQRPAVAAFYILAIGTLTLHLAHGLWSVVNDLGATGRRLRATGAAVAGIVGLLILVGNLVIPIAVLTGVVA